Proteins from a genomic interval of Candidatus Latescibacter sp.:
- a CDS encoding FAD/NAD(P)-binding protein, with amino-acid sequence MSDLNPYMPLEGVVERIIVETPTIKTLVVRPAREIPFIAGQFMQLTVPGVGEGPFTPSSSPNRLQTLEFTILRAGTVTEALHALNEGDNVGLRGPFGKGYPVDKLKGKEVLVIGGGCGLAPLRSLLFVLFDTIDQYKKVSIKYGAKSPGDLVYRSSYEQWNAIDKVTFTNTVDTGAPGWIDRVGVVTTILDDLDVSIPDSYAVMCGPEIMLKFVTMKLLGIGYKPEQIYISMNRRMSCGTGKCGRCNVGPYYLCKDGPDMNYALIKDYPNVFGS; translated from the coding sequence ATGAGCGATCTCAATCCATACATGCCGCTGGAAGGAGTTGTGGAACGGATTATCGTGGAAACCCCCACAATAAAGACTCTCGTGGTGCGGCCTGCGCGTGAGATACCTTTCATCGCCGGGCAGTTCATGCAGTTGACTGTCCCCGGAGTGGGTGAAGGACCTTTCACACCATCGTCGTCTCCAAACCGGCTCCAAACCCTTGAATTTACCATCTTGAGAGCCGGGACTGTCACCGAAGCGCTCCATGCACTGAATGAGGGAGACAACGTCGGGTTGCGCGGCCCTTTCGGTAAAGGATACCCAGTTGATAAGCTGAAGGGGAAAGAAGTGCTTGTGATAGGCGGCGGCTGCGGTCTCGCACCCTTGCGGTCGCTTTTATTTGTCCTGTTCGACACGATAGACCAATACAAAAAAGTATCCATCAAATATGGCGCCAAATCACCGGGCGACCTCGTATACCGCAGTTCCTATGAGCAGTGGAACGCTATCGACAAAGTTACTTTCACGAACACGGTGGACACCGGAGCGCCCGGATGGATAGACCGTGTCGGGGTGGTTACCACGATCCTTGACGACCTCGATGTTTCCATTCCTGACAGCTACGCGGTGATGTGCGGACCGGAGATAATGCTAAAATTCGTCACCATGAAACTCCTGGGCATCGGGTACAAGCCGGAGCAAATCTACATCTCGATGAACCGGCGCATGAGCTGCGGAACGGGAAAGTGCGGAAGGTGCAACGTAGGGCCGTACTACCTGTGCAAGGACGGCCCCGACATGAACTATGCGCTTATCAAGGATTATCCCAACGTATTCGGGTCATAG